From the genome of Brassica oleracea var. oleracea cultivar TO1000 chromosome C4, BOL, whole genome shotgun sequence:
CATCGAATCCTTCAAAACTTTTACTGCAACGTTACTGCCATCACGTAGCTTCCCTTTATATACGGTACCAAATCCACCTCGTCCAACTACTTCTGAAAATGATTTGGTAATTTTCTTGATTTGTCTATAACTATATAGTCTCGAGGTTACAAGCGCCTCAAGGTTTTGTTTTCTCAGAGCCTTTTTCTTTCTTCTCTCGCATAACAAGAATACTAGAATCATCACCAAATATGCAGTTACTACTGAACCTGCAACTGAAAGATACAAAACCAAAGTTAGTTTCATTCACTAGAAAGTTCAGACACAAGCCGGAACAGCAATCAATCCTAACCTGTCCCGATTATAATAAGAATCAAGAGATTCATGCTGTAAGATCCTGCAAAATTTAATGGAGTAATGAACATTCATAAAATCTCAAAGTTAGTAATGAATATTCATGAAAGCGACTTTACCACTACCATAACTAACACGGCATTGTCTTGATCCTGATACATACTTGCAGCAACCCTTTCCGGAAATACTAAAGCCGCAGATTTCACCAGTGGATAAACATTCTGGACAAGGTATCTCCTCCATGTTCAGTTTCGCTTCAAAACCTTTTCTAAGAACACTTTCTAAATGTGTAATATTCAAAGCTTCTTCCTCTGGAACGTAACTTGCAGGAACAATGACGCTAAACCTCTTATCAAAAAAGTTTATTATATCTAGAGTCCTGAACCACCGACCCAATATTATTCATCGGGCATGTGAAATTGCCAAGGAAATGGCGACGAGGGTCACAGATGTAGAACACGGTGAGGCTTTTGTAAGATGGTAGGTTCTGTAAGAGATTTTGAGGCAAAGGTGAAGAGGAGAATAAAGCGGAGCAGAAAGAACCCGAAATTGAAAGTCTACGACTAAGAGTAATGGATTCCTTCTTCATGTCTATATGGAGGACACTGTAGTTGTAGCCTGAGAGATTAATAGAAGTTGTGTTTGAGCTTTTGTTGCAGCTAAGATTCAGCAAAGGGTGGCCGCAAGATGGGGAGCGTTGCTCTCCCGAGAAAGGGAAACCGACTGTGATGTTGCCGCACTGAAACGGAGTTTCACAATACACAGTTGGTTGTTTCTGGCTTGGAACACAAGGAAGATGATAAAACATGAATAACAAAATAAGAAAGAACTCGGTCCTTGGAGATTCCATGGATAATTAAAAAAAAAAATACTTTCCTATGATTAGAAATGAGAAAGAGGAAAAGAAAATTAATAAACAGAGCAGTGTTTGTCGACTTTGGATAGATGGGTGAGACGTAAAGAATTGAAGTAGCTGACTTTTCTTACAACTAGAAAAGAACATGACTTGTTTTAGATCAGTCACATGTACGCCAGCAAAATATCCGTAAATTTTGATTTGATTCATTATCCATTCCAATTCGAATTGAAAGTCCGAATATCCGTAATTCTACAAAGCAAAATAAAAATTAATATGTAATACCGTAAAAAACGAAACAAAACACAAATGCTAATAATTTTAGGAATGAATATCTGATCCAATCCGTTGTATATATATATACATATATTTTAAGAATTATATATATAAATTATATAATATTATATGTTATATCATTTTTACAGTGCTTTTATTTACTAAATTTATTATATTAGTTATTATAATTTTAAAAAGTAAATAACTTTTTATTTTTGTGATAACTAATATTATTTTGTATTATTTTGGCTTTTTAATATATTTTTAATTTTTATATTTGTTTTTACGGATCAAATCGGATATCCGGTCAATCTAAAATTTCTCAGATATCTGGGACTCTAAATATCTATATTCTGGATGGTTATGAATCGAATCGAATCGAATAATTGATTATTCGGACAAAACGGGTAGGATCATGAATATCTCCAAAATCCGGATATCCGATTCATGCCCATCCCTAATGATATGTGTATGGAACTAAATTGAATTCTTAATCTGAGGAAGAAAATGATTTTTCCTTCTCTTGTCTTTTTTTTTTCTGTTATGTCTTTCTATCAAGCATCATCGCTTGTTCGAATACTTGATTATATACTTTACTAGTGGTTTTCCCGGGTTACGCCCGGGTTTTCTTATATATTTTAAGTTTACTTTAATTTATTATATTACTATTTGAATATATATAATGCATATCTATCGATTTTACAAAATATAAATTATAAATATAAATTTAAAATTATTAGTGTGCAAAATTTAATAATATTGAAAATATATATTATATGACTGGAAAATTATATATTGTTGATTTATATTTTAAAAATAATTAAACAATAAATTATTGTTCTTATAAGCTTTATTAATGCTTTAGATGTACTTTTCAATTAATTTTATTTTCCTATTGCAATATTTTTTATTGTTTAGAACTAATTTTTTCAATAAAACTAAATATTTTTATTGGTTCAGTAAAGTGAATTTTGGGCTTTGTTAATTTAATGCGTTTCATTTTTTTGGCGGCATCCTTACGTAGGAATACAGACCTCTCACTCAAATGAAGTTGGATGTAAATATATAGATTGTATTTTTACTTGTCATCACTATTTTGTTGTGAAAAAAAAAAGTGATTTAATAGATACTAAAATTAAATGTTTGAAAATAATGTATGATGTTTCAATTTTAAATTTTCTGTAAAAGAATAATAATTATTTGAAAGATGTAATTTATTTTATTTTTAAAATTGTAATATATTTTTTTCTTTTTGAGCTTTCCTATATTTCGTTTTATCATATTGTAGAAGACAAATATAGTCTTCGTGATTTTAGCTCCAAATACTTTAGTTTCAATATGATTTTTTTGTTGTTTAGTCTCTTAATTTTCTGGTGCACAAAAAAGTCTCTTAATTTTCTTTTGCGCGCTGATCATGTTTGGTTTGGACATGTACTCTGTGTCAGTAAGTGGCAGATGTGTTTCTCTGTTTTGAAAGTGCGTGGTCCAGGCACCGGCCAAGCTCTTGGGCCAAGCTCATTATTTGGCGGGTCTTATTGAGGAGTGCAATCCCTCTCCAACGAAAAAAAATAGCAATATCTAAGTGAGATCCTCTTTTCTCTGTTTTAAGTGTGAAAATCGAGTGTATAGTCCAATTTTGAAGAGTAACTAGAAAAGGTGTTTTGCCTATTTTGAAATATTCTTTCTTCGGCTAGAAAACACGTCAAACCAACCATATATAAATAAATGTTTGACAAATCTACAATTAGCTTGAATTGAACTGGTCTTAAATACATAATTTCATACTATTAGAGTGAGAACAATCGAATATGAATTCTATTAAAACAGCCGACAGGAATATCTCAAGATCTAAAAATATTGGACGTAAGAGATTCACTCTATTCGGTAGCTGATCCTGTAATAGGTATTTGAACTTCTTTGTTGGAAAATCGTAAAGTATCTTCAGTAGCTTGGAGAGTACCTCTTTCAAACTGACTTGAGTTAGCGAAGCTTGAAGTCTCATTACTACCTTCAGTTGTTTCTGCAACTGTTGCAGGTAAACACAAGAGAGGTTTAGGTGGAACCTCGAGAGCCTCTAAACTCCCCTCTAACATTTCAATGACTTTCATCATTGCTGGACGATGAGATGGATTGGTCTGAATACACCATAGACCAACCAATACCATTTTCTTTGCAATTTTCTCTTCATCTTCGGTTGTCTGACCTCCAAAAATCCTCATGATTTCTCCCCTCTCGAGATCCTTATAGATACTATCTGGAAAGTACATTGAACTATTGTTTGATCCAGAATGTTTAACGTTTTCTATATTCATTGCTCCAATCATCTCAAGAACCACCATCCCATAACTATATACATTTGACTTATGCGAAACTCCTCCAAAATTCTTAGAAAACACTTCAGGAGCAATATATCCTGCAGTCCCTCTCGCGTCTAGCATTGAAATGATGCTCTCTTTGTTTTTGCACAGCTTAGCAAGACCGAAATCTGAAATCTTGGGACAGAGATCTTTGTCCATGAGTATGTTTTGCGGCTTTATGTCGAAATGCACAATCCTTGATATACAACGATTATGCAAATACTCTAGGCCGCGAGAGACACCTAATGCAATGTCGTATAACTATTCCCATTCCAGCTTCGCTGACATATTCTCGGAAATAAACTTGTCGAGGGATCCATTTGGCATGAACTCATAGATTATAGCTCTCTTGTTTCCTTCATAGCAGAATCCAAGTAAAGAAACAATATTGACATGAGATGTTCTACTCATGCTAGCTAATTCATTGATAAACTCTTCTCCATTCCCCTTTGACTCCAGTAAAATCTTCACTGCAACATCATGGTTTCCATCAGGTAATTTTCCTTTGTAGACAGTTCCAAATCCTCCTTTCCCAAGAACATGCGCAAATGAGTTTGTCATCTTCTTGACTTTTTCGTAACTATATCGTTTCATCATTACAACTGCGTCAATATTTTCGACACTCCATTCACTTTTTCTTGCATTCCGTGCTCTCACTATTACCGCAACTATAACAATGATCACCACAACTGAAACCGCTGACAGTCCTGCCAGAGGAGAACAATCCTTTAATATATAAGGTGTTGTAATATGCATAACAGTACTGTCAAATGGATTGAGGGAAAGAGTACCGAGTATGAGTTTTAACTTCCATGATATTTTCTCTGCAATATGTGTCAGTCATGATTTCATATTAGGCAAAATAATAACATTTTGACCAAAAAAATATTAGGCAAAATAACAAGTACACGATATACATTGGTATGACAAACAAAACAAAATATACTTACGTTTTGCTCTTGTAGTAGCTTCCTTGGAAGGTTGAGACGGTGAGGGAGGTTCAAGAGTTGTCGGGGCAGGAAATGGAGATTTTGAGGATCCATTTGAGGGTGTTTGAGCTGGAAATGGAGACTTGGCCACTGAACTACTGTTGTTGTTTCTCCAGCAAGTCACATAAATGCATATTAGATTACAATAAAAAATGCATATTTTAGTTTGTAAGCATACCAAATGTTAGAAACATTGTTAAGTTGTAAATATTTTTTTTGAGAATTCAGCTTTTTATAATCTTTTCGTGACATATTTATTTTGTTTTTTGTATGTTTACTTATAACATATTAACAGAGCGCCATAAAAAAGGAAAAATTGAGACTCCAATCTAAAATTTTCACTTCCATTCATAAATTTAGATATTCACATCAAAATGTTATAAATTAAATTCTTTCAAAATAAGAATTTATTAAACCATTGATTATTTTTTTAAAATTTACATGAATTTCAAATTCCCTAAATATTAACTGAGAATTGAAAATAGTATAACAATATTTATACTAACAACAAAAGGGATTCACTTTGTAAATTTGTAACTTTGATCCAAAATCTAAGGTTCATTTGAACTATCATAATTCTGAAAGATCTATTTTTCAAGAAAAAAAAAAGAAAAGAAAAGAAAAGATATATCTATTGAATGAATGGTCTAAACTACAACCATGTGATAGAACGAGTGGATGGATTGACCACGTCTTTGACGGGATATAAATGAATAAAGAAGGGCATTTACGGGAATTACTTGGTCGCGTTCGGAATAGTCGACTGACAAAACGTAACGACATAGTTAGGTGAGTTTGCGCATGTGAAGGCGGTGGTTTGATCGTCCAAAGCATAGCTATAAGCCAGTGGGCATTCCCTCTTGAAGTTCTGCGAGTAAAGCGTCGCTTGACATTTCTCCGTTGAATTGGTGCAACAGAAAATTGACGAGTTGAATGCCTGACAGGCACTCATGCAAGCCACTGGCTGGTCCCCGCCTACCTTAAGCTCCCGTGGACACGTTTTATTCAGGTTGACCACGCAACCAACGCTGATGCAACTTTGGCCACGCTGGGGATGCTGCGGCACAATTATCACTGGGAGATTGTAACCATCGACCACACTTACGTCATAGAAGTCCTGACCGTTAAAAGTGTCGAGGGAAAGCTCGACCAGAGTCGTTGGAGGCGTTGATGAGGCTCCAGAGCACTCTATATTTCCGGAACGGCAGTCTCCCGTGACGCAGGAGAACCCCCCAGTTGAGTTGGTGGAGCAGAGCGATCTACCCCAGAAACGACCTCTCCATGAGGACGGCACGTTGATGACACGAGCCTCTCCTTTTCTAAGAAGAAAGCCAGTGGTAGAGAGGGAAGGCCCGTTAGTCGAATAGCCATAGGTTCCCGGCCAGACACTATAGTCGCATTTGTTTTCTATGGTTATG
Proteins encoded in this window:
- the LOC106341682 gene encoding LOW QUALITY PROTEIN: probable receptor-like protein kinase At5g39020 (The sequence of the model RefSeq protein was modified relative to this genomic sequence to represent the inferred CDS: substituted 1 base at 1 genomic stop codon) codes for the protein MADGLLLLIFLLVSFSFVAEVTSRNITIENKCDYSVWPGTYGYSTNGPSLSTTGFLLRKGEARVINVPSSWRGRFWGRSLCSTNSTGGFSCVTGDCRSGNIECSGASSTPPTTLVELSLDTFNGQDFYDVSVVDGYNLPVIIVPQHPQRGQSCISVGCVVNLNKTCPRELKVGGDQPVACMSACQAFNSSIFCCTNSTEKCQATLYSQNFKRECPLAYSYALDDQTTAFTCANSPNYVVTFCQSTIPNATNSSVAKSPFPAQTPSNGSSKSPFPAPTTLEPPSPSQPSKEATTRAKQKISWKLKLILGLSAVSVVVIIVIVAVIVRARNARKSEWSVENIDAVVMMKRYSYEKVKKMTNSFAHVLGKGGFGTVYKGKLPDGNHDVAVKILLESKGNGEEFINELASMSRTSHVNIVSLLGFCYEGNKRAIIYEFMPNGSLDKFISENMSAKLEWEXLYDIALGVSRGLEYLHNRCISRIVHFDIKPQNILMDKDLCPKISDFGLAKLCKNKESIISMLDARGTAGYIAPEVFSKNFGGVSHKSNVYSYGMVVLEMIGAMNIENVKHSGSNNSSMYFPDSIYKDLERGEIMRIFGGQTTEDEEKIAKKMVLVGLWCIQTNPSHRPAMMKVIEMLEGSLEALEVPPKPLLCLPATVAETTEGSNETSSFANSSQFERGTLQATEDTLRFSNKEVQIPITGSATE